The nucleotide sequence GCTCATGTCAAGGAGGCTTTGACTGATAGCATGACTTGGCTATATGCCTTCTGGGTCTTTGCTGCCAACATTCCTAACTCTATTGCTACCAGTTTCGGAAATATTCTTGTTAAAGGTATGGGATATACTAACGAGGAATCTCTGTTACTGGTCACTCCCCTCGGAGCTTGGGAGATAGTCTTCCTAATCGGCCTGACTTACGGAGCTATGAAGACAAGACAACGGTTGTTCTTTTGTATAGCTGGTCACATTCCTGCCATCATCGGAGCCATCTTGATGGCAACCACAGAAAAGGTTCCCGCCCTCATTGGATATTACACAACTGGAGGCATTCCCATTGGCTGGACTACTATTCTCGGACTACAAAGCTCAAACGTGGCTGGCTCTACCAAGAAAATCACCGTCTCATGTATCGGAACTATCGCATATACTGTTGGAAACATCATCTCACCTCACACATTTCAAGCTCGTGATGGGCCACGATATCTTCCCGCCAAGATCTCCATCTGCATCATTTACTTCCTTTGCACTATTGACTTGCTAGTCATGAGATGGGTCTTTGATCgaaggaacaagaagagagatgctgagaaggctgcgCTAGGCGATCAGTACAGAGTCGAGGAGAACCACGAGTTTCTGGATCTGACGGATCTGGAGAACAAAGAGTTCCGCTACGAGCTGTAGAACAATGCTACCAAAATCAGAAACTTTTGGACAAGACTTTATGAGTCTACCTCTAATGTAATCCTCATGTAGCTCGAAGGCAACGAGACATTATGTAGTCTATTCATCAGCATAACATAAAAGTAAGGGGACCATGCTATCATATTCTGCAGCCTATGGACTTAAGTAAGTCGAGTTGCAGGGCTATCTCCAGCAATTTCATGACTTGGCTGTGCCTGAACGTTGGAAAATCTTGCTACTGGCATTTTTAATTCTGTTGATCCTTTTGAGACTACTTTTAGGCATATCTACTGCGGAATCTTGTGCTCACTTGCAGGCACGCCAGCAGCCCACCTATACTTGGAAGCAGCATGCTCATTAAGAGGATACTTCTGTCCAGGAAGTCCATAGAAGTTCTCTCGGTAGCTGCCACCAGGTACTGCGTAATCGTCCCAGAAGAGACCCCTTGATCGAAGTTCAGGGAGTAGCAGTTCGATGATATCTTTGAAGGTACCAGGGAAAAGAACATATCCCTCCTCATAGTTAGTAAGGCCCCATGATTAGAGGTTTATGAACTTACAAAGTTGAACCCATCGACGTCTGCCTCATCAATCCAGACTTGCAGGCTGTCGGCTACCTGGGAGGGTGTACCAACGAATAGAGGTCCATTGCCTCCGAGGCTGACATGCTCGGCGACAGTATGCTTCGTCCACTTTGAGTTTGCGGGTGAGAACTTGGCATAGCCTTCTACAGTTGATCTGAAGAACCATATGAGTTGAGGCACTTCGGGATTATGATGACGAAACTTACCTGACAGCGTTACTCTCAACCTGTCGaagctcctcatcatcaccgtaCTGGTTCAAGTCCATACCAGTCCATCCGCCGAACAACGACAGAGCGCCTTCAGTCGAAGCATACTTCTTCGCTTCGTTATACTTAGCCAGagcttcctcctcagtcttACCAAGAATGGGGGTGACAAGAGCGAGGACCTTGATGTTGTTTGGATCTCGGCCAAACTGTTCCTTCGCAACTTGTCGGATCTCTGCAATGTTCTTCTTACACACTGCAGGTGCATGCGCAGAAGTAAAGATAGCCTCAGCATGCTGAGCTGCAAATGCTTTACCTGGCTTGCTGGCTCctgcttgaagaagcaggggTGTTCGCTGCGGGCTGGGGTCCACGACGTGAGGACCGGGAACGTTGAAGTATTTGCCGTTATGGTCGATTTGACGAACAAGGG is from Fusarium musae strain F31 chromosome 4, whole genome shotgun sequence and encodes:
- a CDS encoding hypothetical protein (EggNog:ENOG41); translation: MASQDQTAQQGKKKSLIVNAFVMMCSGHQSPGLWRHPEDESWRFKDTEHWVELAKLLEDAKFHGIFIADVLGGYDVYKKSLEPAIISGAQWPLTEPLAVIPAMAAATKNIGFGATVSVTYEQPYHLARRLSTVDHLTKGRQIVTGYLDSAARNLGHPVQLAHDERYAQAEEYMEVMYKLFNSSWRDDAVRLDRERGIYTDPALVRQIDHNGKYFNVPGPHVVDPSPQRTPLLLQAGASKPGKAFAAQHAEAIFTSAHAPAVCKKNIAEIRQVAKEQFGRDPNNIKVLALVTPILGKTEEEALAKYNEAKKYASTEGALSLFGGWTGMDLNQYGDDEELRQVESNAVRSTVEGYAKFSPANSKWTKHTVAEHVSLGGNGPLFVGTPSQVADSLQVWIDEADVDGFNFGYVLFPGTFKDIIELLLPELRSRGLFWDDYAVPGGSYRENFYGLPGQKYPLNEHAASKYRWAAGVPASEHKIPQ
- a CDS encoding hypothetical protein (EggNog:ENOG41), with the translated sequence MPLICTVYFLQYIDKTAVSYASVTGIQQSTGLKGNEFNWVASIFFFGQLGFQFPTVRLLQVFPLAKYVSVNVTLWGVTLACMAACHNFSGLLACRFFLGALEAAIVPAWVLFTSQWYTKEEQAFRVGIWFSVCGAAQMFGGYFAYGVATHVGKDPDAALKGWQVIFLVLGLLTVVVGISFWFIMPDSPAVAGFLAKEKKAMHLERIRGNVQGIGTQTFKWAHVKEALTDSMTWLYAFWVFAANIPNSIATSFGNILVKGMGYTNEESLLLVTPLGAWEIVFLIGLTYGAMKTRQRLFFCIAGHIPAIIGAILMATTEKVPALIGYYTTGGIPIGWTTILGLQSSNVAGSTKKITVSCIGTIAYTVGNIISPHTFQARDGPRYLPAKISICIIYFLCTIDLLVMRWVFDRRNKKRDAEKAALGDQYRVEENHEFLDLTDLENKEFRYEL